A part of Vigna radiata var. radiata cultivar VC1973A unplaced genomic scaffold, Vradiata_ver6 scaffold_357, whole genome shotgun sequence genomic DNA contains:
- the LOC106779205 gene encoding putative acyl-activating enzyme 19 isoform X5: MNNDMTCAGKGSKVEFCCISHEFFRTAYANPSKTAVIHATGGAHLSREFRRENSTTTDFNGDIATLLEKHVESISPPFYDGDRCFTYSHVLDAVRSLSSRLRSILLGADDPHLITAQSPGSNGVNREKRTVQKPESSETVMPSEEAIAESSEEYSPKIVGIYMPPSVEYIVAVLSVLRCGEAFLPLDPFWPNERILFIASSSNVDLIIGSQSSFGKRNLEKLDESHWLVKSSSCPVLNYSIDQKLQDCSGPTDLAWPCVYEKQRSFCYVMYTSGSTGKPKGVCGTEQGLCNRFSWMQGMYPLNGQELLLFKSSVSFIDHLQEFLSAILTACVLVIPPFNELKENLYSMVDFLQAYFVNRLTAVPSLMKTILPGLKTNANMRVENSLKLLVLSGETFSLTLWEMLSTILPKTSILNLYGSTECCFVPAIQCLSSHACWILQIKVSGDCTYFDCKRMPLIFKEERLTSVPIGLPIPNCDVILLSEKDASNEGELYVGGHCIFRGYYDESKEMSFAELLPHYGCGDFVKGCQDKLYFRTGDLVKQLPSGDFVFLGRKDRIIKINGQRIALEEVEDLLREHPHINDAAVVCRNNKAELVLVEAFIILKKKESLGESLIPAIRSWMINKLPSVVLPNRYFFIESFPLSPSGKVNYELLFGSELLTKNVKDKVGDIDCSNLLQLIKKAFHDALMIEKVCDDDDFFMMGGNSLSAAHVAYSLGIDMRFLYYYPSALKLCMALLQKKGSCTLHNSLDFCLQINTDRQDNHISINHTENSNPPESRMTSKDNNDVPFPSKRLKRCLTDVTSWGDESFPWYSPSLLSFSLNRCNKVLHKGQQEVIDMHQNTWSADIRRGNRGHMKDFWKVYMESCVDASPLLVFKGTHIYLFIGSHSHKFLCINARSGSVQWEIKLEGRIESTAAIVSDFSQVVVGCYMGKIYFLDFLNGHICWIFQTSGEVKSQPVVDKRRQLIWCGSHDHNLYALDYKKHCCVFKLPCGGSIYGSPAIDEARDLLYVASTGGRLTAISLSAFPFTILWLNELEVPVFGSLAVAYNGTVICCLVDGHVVALSPNGSIVWKVLVCSRSGSVYSFKLEEGDLLWEYNVGHPITASAYVDEHMLVESDASNSSDRLICICSSSGGIHLLRVNMNLSKDTYKQRSYVQEFAKLNLAGDIFSSPLMIGGRIFVGCRDDYLHCIALEIPKQQET, encoded by the exons ATGAACAATGACATGACTTGCGCAGGCAAGGGGAGTAAGGTAGAGTTCTGTTGCATTTCTCACGAATTCTTTCGAACAGCGTACGCAAACCCTAGCAAAACCGCAGTGATTCATGCTACCGGCGGGGCGCACCTCAGCCGGGAGTTTCGCCGGGAAAATTCCACCACCACCGACTTCAACGGCGACATTGCCACCCTCTTAGAGAAGCACGTCGAGTCCATATCTCCGCCATTTTACGACGGGGACCGGTGCTTCACTTACTCTCATGTCTTGGATGCGGTTCGTTCCCTCAGCTCACGCCTCCGCTCTATCCTGCTTGGTGCGGATGACCCACACTTGATCACTGCACAATCTCCAG GTAGCAATGGTGTCAACCGTGAAAAGAGAACTGTACAGAAACCTGAATCCTCGGAAACTGTCATGCCCAGTGAAGAGGCGATAGCTGAATCAAGTGAAGAGTATAGCCCAAAGATAGTGGGGATTTATATGCCTCCTTCTGTTGAATATATTGTAGCCGTTCTTTCGGTACTTAGGTGTGGGGAAGCCTTCCTGCCTCTAGATCCTTTTTGGCCAAATGAAAGGATATTGTTTATTGCCTCTTCTTCAAACGTTGATCTGATTATAGGATCCCAATCTTCTTTTGGTAAAAGAAATTTGGAGAAGCTTGATGAATCACATTGGCTGGTAAAGTCAAGTAGTTGTCCAGTTTTGAATTACTCCATTGACCAAAAACTACAAGATTGTAGTGGTCCAACAGATTTGGCATGGCCATGTGTCTATGAAAAACAAAGATCATTCTGCTATGTGATGTACACATCTGGATCAACAGGAAAACCTAAGGGAGTGTGTGGCACTGAACAAG GTCTTTGTAACCGCTTTTCATGGATGCAAGGAATGTATCCTCTGAATGGACAGGAACTGTTGTTGTTTAAGTCATCAGTTAGCTTCATTGATCACCTGCAAGAGTTTCTCAGTGCTATTTTGACTGCTTGTGTGTTAGTTATTCCTCCTTTCAACGagctaaaagaaaatttgtattctATGGTAGATTTCCTGCAG GCATATTTTGTTAATAGGCTCACAGCCGTTCCATCACTAATGAAAACTATTCTTCCTGGATTGAAAACCAATGCTAACATGCGAGTTGAAAATTCATTGAAATTGCTCGTGCTCAGCGGTGAAACTTTTTCGTTGACCTTGTGGGAGATGCTTTCAACTATATTACCTAAGACATCAATCTTGAATTTATATGGAAGCACTGAG TGTTGCTTTGTTCCTGCTATTCAATGCTTATCTAGTCATGCATGTTGGATATTACAGATTAAG GTCTCTGGTGACTGTACATATTTTGATTGCAAGAGAATGCCATTGATTTTTAAGGAAGAAAGGCTAACCAGTGTTCCAATAGGTTTACCCATTCCTAACTGTGATGTGATTCTTCTTAGTGAAAAGGATGCATCAAATGAGGGAGAGCTATATGTTGGTGGTCATTGCATCTTTAGGGGTTACTACGATGAATCTAAGGAAATGTCATTTGCAGAGTTGCTTCCACATTACGGTTGTGGTGATTTTGTCAAAGGATGCCAagataaattatactttagaACAGGTGATTTAGTCAAACAGTTGCCTAGTGGTGACTTTGTATTTTTGGGAAGAAAAGATCGCATTATAAAAATCAACGGACAGCGTATTGCCCTAGAAGAGGTTGAAGATTTGTTAAGGGAGCATCCACATATAAACGATGCTGCTGTAGTTTGTCGAAATAATAAAGCAGAACTTGTGCTTGTTGAAGCCTTTATCATactgaagaaaaaagaaagcttGGGTGAATCATTAATACCTGCAATCAGAAGTTGGATGATCAACAAACTTCCTTCTGTTGTACTTCCCAACCGTTACTTCTTTATAGAATCATTCCCCCTGTCTCCTAGTGGTAAGGTTAATTATGAATTGTTGTTTGGCTCAGAATTATTGACAAAGAATGTCAAAGATAAAGTTGGTGACATTGATTGCAGCAATCTTTTGCAACTTATTAAAAAG GCTTTTCATGATGCTTTGATGATTGAAAAGgtttgtgatgatgatgatttctTTATGATGGGCGGTAACTCTCTTTCTGCTGCACATGTTGCTTACAGTTTGGGGATTGACATGAGATTTCTTTACTACTATCCAAGTGCTCTTAAGCTTTGTATGGCTCTTCTCCAGAAAAAAGGATCTTGCACTTTGCATAACAGTCTGGACTTTTGTTTGCAAATAAACACAGACAGACAAGATAACCATATTTCTATTAATCATACTGAAAATTCTAATCCTCCTGAGTCTAGGATGACTTCCAAAGATAACAATGATGTTCCTTTTCCTTCTAAACGTTTAAAGAGGTGTTTGACAGATGTTACATCATGGGGTGATGAATCATTCCCATGGTATTCCCCTTCACTATTATCATTCTCATTGAACCGATGCAACAAGGTCTTGCATAAAGGGCAGCAGGAAGTAATTGATATGCACCAAAATACTTGGTCTGCAGACATTCGTAGAGGCAACAGAGGTCACATGAAAGACTTTTGGAAAGTTTACATGGAGTCTTGTGTTGATGCTTCACCATTGCTTGTGTTTAAAGGCACACACATTTATTTGTTCATTGGATCTCACTCTCATAAATTTCTCTGCATAAATGCTAGAAG TGGTTCTGTCCAGTGGGAGATCAAACTAGAAGGGCGCATTGAAAGTACAGCGGCAATTGTTTCTGATTTTTCCCAG GTTGTTGTTGGTTGTTACAtgggaaaaatatattttcttgattttttgaATGGACACATATGTTGGATTTTCCAAACTTCTGGTGAG GTAAAATCACAGCCGGTTGTAGACAAACGCAGACAATTGATCtg GTGTGGCTCACATGATCATAATTTATATGCTCTTGATTACAAAAAACATTGCTGCGTATTCAAGCTACCATGTGGAGGCAGTATATATGGGTCACCTGCAATTGATGAG gCTCGTGACTTGCTTTATGTGGCCTCCACTGGTGGTCGTTTAACAGCTATATCATTATCG GCTTTTCCTTTCACTATTTTGTGGCTAAATGAATTAGAAGTTCCTGTGTTTGGTTCTCTTGCAGTCGCCTACAATGGAACTG TGATATGTTGCTTGGTAGATGGTCATGTTGTTGCATTGAGTCCAAATGGATCCATTGTTTGGAAG GTGCTTGTATGCTCCAGAAGCGGAAGTGTATACTCATTCAAACTG GAGGAGGGGGACCTACTATGGGAATACAATGTTGGACATCCAATTACAGCATCTGCTTATGTTGACGAGCACATGCTGGTGGAGTCTGATGCTTCCAATTCCTCAGACAG GCTAATTTGCATTTGTTCCAGTTCTGGAGGCATACACCTTCTTCGAGTGAACATGAATCTTTCCAAAGATACTTATAAACAAAGAAGCTATGTGCAAGAATTTGCAAAGCTAAACTTGGCAGGGGATATATTCTCTTCACCTTTAATGATTGGTGGTCGGATTTTTGTTGGTTGTCGGGATGACTACTTGCATTGTATTGCCCTTGAAATTCCAAAACAACAAGAAACttaa
- the LOC106779205 gene encoding putative acyl-activating enzyme 19 isoform X6 — translation MNNDMTCAGKGSKVEFCCISHEFFRTAYANPSKTAVIHATGGAHLSREFRRENSTTTDFNGDIATLLEKHVESISPPFYDGDRCFTYSHVLDAVRSLSSRLRSILLGADDPHLITAQSPGSNGVNREKRTVQKPESSETVMPSEEAIAESSEEYSPKIVGIYMPPSVEYIVAVLSVLRCGEAFLPLDPFWPNERILFIASSSNVDLIIGSQSSFGKRNLEKLDESHWLVKSSSCPVLNYSIDQKLQDCSGPTDLAWPCVYEKQRSFCYVMYTSGSTGKPKGVCGTEQGLCNRFSWMQGMYPLNGQELLLFKSSVSFIDHLQEFLSAILTACVLVIPPFNELKENLYSMVDFLQAYFVNRLTAVPSLMKTILPGLKTNANMRVENSLKLLVLSGETFSLTLWEMLSTILPKTSILNLYGSTECCFVPAIQCLSSHACWILQIKVSGDCTYFDCKRMPLIFKEERLTSVPIGLPIPNCDVILLSEKDASNEGELYVGGHCIFRGYYDESKEMSFAELLPHYGCGDFVKGCQDKLYFRTGDLVKQLPSGDFVFLGRKDRIIKINGQRIALEEVEDLLREHPHINDAAVVCRNNKAELVLVEAFIILKKKESLGESLIPAIRSWMINKLPSVVLPNRYFFIESFPLSPSGKVNYELLFGSELLTKNVKDKVGDIDCSNLLQLIKKAFHDALMIEKVCDDDDFFMMGGNSLSAAHVAYSLGIDMRFLYYYPSALKLCMALLQKKGSCTLHNSLDFCLQINTDRQDNHISINHTENSNPPESRMTSKDNNDVPFPSKRLKRCLTDVTSWGDESFPWYSPSLLSFSLNRCNKVLHKGQQEVIDMHQNTWSADIRRGNRGHMKDFWKVYMESCVDASPLLVFKGTHIYLFIGSHSHKFLCINARSGSVQWEIKLEGRIESTAAIVSDFSQVVVGCYMGKIYFLDFLNGHICWIFQTSGEVKSQPVVDKRRQLIWCGSHDHNLYALDYKKHCCVFKLPCGGSIYGSPAIDEARDLLYVASTGGRLTAISLSAFPFTILWLNELEVPVFGSLAVAYNGTGACMLQKRKCILIQTGGGGPTMGIQCWTSNYSICLC, via the exons ATGAACAATGACATGACTTGCGCAGGCAAGGGGAGTAAGGTAGAGTTCTGTTGCATTTCTCACGAATTCTTTCGAACAGCGTACGCAAACCCTAGCAAAACCGCAGTGATTCATGCTACCGGCGGGGCGCACCTCAGCCGGGAGTTTCGCCGGGAAAATTCCACCACCACCGACTTCAACGGCGACATTGCCACCCTCTTAGAGAAGCACGTCGAGTCCATATCTCCGCCATTTTACGACGGGGACCGGTGCTTCACTTACTCTCATGTCTTGGATGCGGTTCGTTCCCTCAGCTCACGCCTCCGCTCTATCCTGCTTGGTGCGGATGACCCACACTTGATCACTGCACAATCTCCAG GTAGCAATGGTGTCAACCGTGAAAAGAGAACTGTACAGAAACCTGAATCCTCGGAAACTGTCATGCCCAGTGAAGAGGCGATAGCTGAATCAAGTGAAGAGTATAGCCCAAAGATAGTGGGGATTTATATGCCTCCTTCTGTTGAATATATTGTAGCCGTTCTTTCGGTACTTAGGTGTGGGGAAGCCTTCCTGCCTCTAGATCCTTTTTGGCCAAATGAAAGGATATTGTTTATTGCCTCTTCTTCAAACGTTGATCTGATTATAGGATCCCAATCTTCTTTTGGTAAAAGAAATTTGGAGAAGCTTGATGAATCACATTGGCTGGTAAAGTCAAGTAGTTGTCCAGTTTTGAATTACTCCATTGACCAAAAACTACAAGATTGTAGTGGTCCAACAGATTTGGCATGGCCATGTGTCTATGAAAAACAAAGATCATTCTGCTATGTGATGTACACATCTGGATCAACAGGAAAACCTAAGGGAGTGTGTGGCACTGAACAAG GTCTTTGTAACCGCTTTTCATGGATGCAAGGAATGTATCCTCTGAATGGACAGGAACTGTTGTTGTTTAAGTCATCAGTTAGCTTCATTGATCACCTGCAAGAGTTTCTCAGTGCTATTTTGACTGCTTGTGTGTTAGTTATTCCTCCTTTCAACGagctaaaagaaaatttgtattctATGGTAGATTTCCTGCAG GCATATTTTGTTAATAGGCTCACAGCCGTTCCATCACTAATGAAAACTATTCTTCCTGGATTGAAAACCAATGCTAACATGCGAGTTGAAAATTCATTGAAATTGCTCGTGCTCAGCGGTGAAACTTTTTCGTTGACCTTGTGGGAGATGCTTTCAACTATATTACCTAAGACATCAATCTTGAATTTATATGGAAGCACTGAG TGTTGCTTTGTTCCTGCTATTCAATGCTTATCTAGTCATGCATGTTGGATATTACAGATTAAG GTCTCTGGTGACTGTACATATTTTGATTGCAAGAGAATGCCATTGATTTTTAAGGAAGAAAGGCTAACCAGTGTTCCAATAGGTTTACCCATTCCTAACTGTGATGTGATTCTTCTTAGTGAAAAGGATGCATCAAATGAGGGAGAGCTATATGTTGGTGGTCATTGCATCTTTAGGGGTTACTACGATGAATCTAAGGAAATGTCATTTGCAGAGTTGCTTCCACATTACGGTTGTGGTGATTTTGTCAAAGGATGCCAagataaattatactttagaACAGGTGATTTAGTCAAACAGTTGCCTAGTGGTGACTTTGTATTTTTGGGAAGAAAAGATCGCATTATAAAAATCAACGGACAGCGTATTGCCCTAGAAGAGGTTGAAGATTTGTTAAGGGAGCATCCACATATAAACGATGCTGCTGTAGTTTGTCGAAATAATAAAGCAGAACTTGTGCTTGTTGAAGCCTTTATCATactgaagaaaaaagaaagcttGGGTGAATCATTAATACCTGCAATCAGAAGTTGGATGATCAACAAACTTCCTTCTGTTGTACTTCCCAACCGTTACTTCTTTATAGAATCATTCCCCCTGTCTCCTAGTGGTAAGGTTAATTATGAATTGTTGTTTGGCTCAGAATTATTGACAAAGAATGTCAAAGATAAAGTTGGTGACATTGATTGCAGCAATCTTTTGCAACTTATTAAAAAG GCTTTTCATGATGCTTTGATGATTGAAAAGgtttgtgatgatgatgatttctTTATGATGGGCGGTAACTCTCTTTCTGCTGCACATGTTGCTTACAGTTTGGGGATTGACATGAGATTTCTTTACTACTATCCAAGTGCTCTTAAGCTTTGTATGGCTCTTCTCCAGAAAAAAGGATCTTGCACTTTGCATAACAGTCTGGACTTTTGTTTGCAAATAAACACAGACAGACAAGATAACCATATTTCTATTAATCATACTGAAAATTCTAATCCTCCTGAGTCTAGGATGACTTCCAAAGATAACAATGATGTTCCTTTTCCTTCTAAACGTTTAAAGAGGTGTTTGACAGATGTTACATCATGGGGTGATGAATCATTCCCATGGTATTCCCCTTCACTATTATCATTCTCATTGAACCGATGCAACAAGGTCTTGCATAAAGGGCAGCAGGAAGTAATTGATATGCACCAAAATACTTGGTCTGCAGACATTCGTAGAGGCAACAGAGGTCACATGAAAGACTTTTGGAAAGTTTACATGGAGTCTTGTGTTGATGCTTCACCATTGCTTGTGTTTAAAGGCACACACATTTATTTGTTCATTGGATCTCACTCTCATAAATTTCTCTGCATAAATGCTAGAAG TGGTTCTGTCCAGTGGGAGATCAAACTAGAAGGGCGCATTGAAAGTACAGCGGCAATTGTTTCTGATTTTTCCCAG GTTGTTGTTGGTTGTTACAtgggaaaaatatattttcttgattttttgaATGGACACATATGTTGGATTTTCCAAACTTCTGGTGAG GTAAAATCACAGCCGGTTGTAGACAAACGCAGACAATTGATCtg GTGTGGCTCACATGATCATAATTTATATGCTCTTGATTACAAAAAACATTGCTGCGTATTCAAGCTACCATGTGGAGGCAGTATATATGGGTCACCTGCAATTGATGAG gCTCGTGACTTGCTTTATGTGGCCTCCACTGGTGGTCGTTTAACAGCTATATCATTATCG GCTTTTCCTTTCACTATTTTGTGGCTAAATGAATTAGAAGTTCCTGTGTTTGGTTCTCTTGCAGTCGCCTACAATGGAACTG GTGCTTGTATGCTCCAGAAGCGGAAGTGTATACTCATTCAAACTG GAGGAGGGGGACCTACTATGGGAATACAATGTTGGACATCCAATTACAGCATCTGCTTATGTTGA
- the LOC106779205 gene encoding putative acyl-activating enzyme 19 isoform X3, whose translation MNNDMTCAGKGSKVEFCCISHEFFRTAYANPSKTAVIHATGGAHLSREFRRENSTTTDFNGDIATLLEKHVESISPPFYDGDRCFTYSHVLDAVRSLSSRLRSILLGADDPHLITAQSPGSNGVNREKRTVQKPESSETVMPSEEAIAESSEEYSPKIVGIYMPPSVEYIVAVLSVLRCGEAFLPLDPFWPNERILFIASSSNVDLIIGSQSSFGKRNLEKLDESHWLVKSSSCPVLNYSIDQKLQDCSGPTDLAWPCVYEKQRSFCYVMYTSGSTGKPKGVCGTEQGLCNRFSWMQGMYPLNGQELLLFKSSVSFIDHLQEFLSAILTACVLVIPPFNELKENLYSMVDFLQAYFVNRLTAVPSLMKTILPGLKTNANMRVENSLKLLVLSGETFSLTLWEMLSTILPKTSILNLYGSTECCFVPAIQCLSSHACWILQIKVSGDCTYFDCKRMPLIFKEERLTSVPIGLPIPNCDVILLSEKDASNEGELYVGGHCIFRGYYDESKEMSFAELLPHYGCGDFVKGCQDKLYFRTGDLVKQLPSGDFVFLGRKDRIIKINGQRIALEEVEDLLREHPHINDAAVVCRNNKAELVLVEAFIILKKKESLGESLIPAIRSWMINKLPSVVLPNRYFFIESFPLSPSGKVNYELLFGSELLTKNVKDKVGDIDCSNLLQLIKKAFHDALMIEKVCDDDDFFMMGGNSLSAAHVAYSLGIDMRFLYYYPSALKLCMALLQKKGSCTLHNSLDFCLQINTDRQDNHISINHTENSNPPESRMTSKDNNDVPFPSKRLKRCLTDVTSWGDESFPWYSPSLLSFSLNRCNKVLHKGQQEVIDMHQNTWSADIRRGNRGHMKDFWKVYMESCVDASPLLVFKGTHIYLFIGSHSHKFLCINARSGSVQWEIKLEGRIESTAAIVSDFSQVVVGCYMGKIYFLDFLNGHICWIFQTSGEVKSQPVVDKRRQLIWCGSHDHNLYALDYKKHCCVFKLPCGGSIYGSPAIDEARDLLYVASTGGRLTAISLSAFPFTILWLNELEVPVFGSLAVAYNGTVVFFFRFLLVICCLVDGHVVALSPNGSIVWKVLVCSRSGSVYSFKLEEGDLLWEYNVGHPITASAYVDEHMLVESDASNSSDRLICICSSSGGIHLLRVNMNLSKDTYKQRSYVQEFAKLNLAGDIFSSPLMIGGRIFVGCRDDYLHCIALEIPKQQET comes from the exons ATGAACAATGACATGACTTGCGCAGGCAAGGGGAGTAAGGTAGAGTTCTGTTGCATTTCTCACGAATTCTTTCGAACAGCGTACGCAAACCCTAGCAAAACCGCAGTGATTCATGCTACCGGCGGGGCGCACCTCAGCCGGGAGTTTCGCCGGGAAAATTCCACCACCACCGACTTCAACGGCGACATTGCCACCCTCTTAGAGAAGCACGTCGAGTCCATATCTCCGCCATTTTACGACGGGGACCGGTGCTTCACTTACTCTCATGTCTTGGATGCGGTTCGTTCCCTCAGCTCACGCCTCCGCTCTATCCTGCTTGGTGCGGATGACCCACACTTGATCACTGCACAATCTCCAG GTAGCAATGGTGTCAACCGTGAAAAGAGAACTGTACAGAAACCTGAATCCTCGGAAACTGTCATGCCCAGTGAAGAGGCGATAGCTGAATCAAGTGAAGAGTATAGCCCAAAGATAGTGGGGATTTATATGCCTCCTTCTGTTGAATATATTGTAGCCGTTCTTTCGGTACTTAGGTGTGGGGAAGCCTTCCTGCCTCTAGATCCTTTTTGGCCAAATGAAAGGATATTGTTTATTGCCTCTTCTTCAAACGTTGATCTGATTATAGGATCCCAATCTTCTTTTGGTAAAAGAAATTTGGAGAAGCTTGATGAATCACATTGGCTGGTAAAGTCAAGTAGTTGTCCAGTTTTGAATTACTCCATTGACCAAAAACTACAAGATTGTAGTGGTCCAACAGATTTGGCATGGCCATGTGTCTATGAAAAACAAAGATCATTCTGCTATGTGATGTACACATCTGGATCAACAGGAAAACCTAAGGGAGTGTGTGGCACTGAACAAG GTCTTTGTAACCGCTTTTCATGGATGCAAGGAATGTATCCTCTGAATGGACAGGAACTGTTGTTGTTTAAGTCATCAGTTAGCTTCATTGATCACCTGCAAGAGTTTCTCAGTGCTATTTTGACTGCTTGTGTGTTAGTTATTCCTCCTTTCAACGagctaaaagaaaatttgtattctATGGTAGATTTCCTGCAG GCATATTTTGTTAATAGGCTCACAGCCGTTCCATCACTAATGAAAACTATTCTTCCTGGATTGAAAACCAATGCTAACATGCGAGTTGAAAATTCATTGAAATTGCTCGTGCTCAGCGGTGAAACTTTTTCGTTGACCTTGTGGGAGATGCTTTCAACTATATTACCTAAGACATCAATCTTGAATTTATATGGAAGCACTGAG TGTTGCTTTGTTCCTGCTATTCAATGCTTATCTAGTCATGCATGTTGGATATTACAGATTAAG GTCTCTGGTGACTGTACATATTTTGATTGCAAGAGAATGCCATTGATTTTTAAGGAAGAAAGGCTAACCAGTGTTCCAATAGGTTTACCCATTCCTAACTGTGATGTGATTCTTCTTAGTGAAAAGGATGCATCAAATGAGGGAGAGCTATATGTTGGTGGTCATTGCATCTTTAGGGGTTACTACGATGAATCTAAGGAAATGTCATTTGCAGAGTTGCTTCCACATTACGGTTGTGGTGATTTTGTCAAAGGATGCCAagataaattatactttagaACAGGTGATTTAGTCAAACAGTTGCCTAGTGGTGACTTTGTATTTTTGGGAAGAAAAGATCGCATTATAAAAATCAACGGACAGCGTATTGCCCTAGAAGAGGTTGAAGATTTGTTAAGGGAGCATCCACATATAAACGATGCTGCTGTAGTTTGTCGAAATAATAAAGCAGAACTTGTGCTTGTTGAAGCCTTTATCATactgaagaaaaaagaaagcttGGGTGAATCATTAATACCTGCAATCAGAAGTTGGATGATCAACAAACTTCCTTCTGTTGTACTTCCCAACCGTTACTTCTTTATAGAATCATTCCCCCTGTCTCCTAGTGGTAAGGTTAATTATGAATTGTTGTTTGGCTCAGAATTATTGACAAAGAATGTCAAAGATAAAGTTGGTGACATTGATTGCAGCAATCTTTTGCAACTTATTAAAAAG GCTTTTCATGATGCTTTGATGATTGAAAAGgtttgtgatgatgatgatttctTTATGATGGGCGGTAACTCTCTTTCTGCTGCACATGTTGCTTACAGTTTGGGGATTGACATGAGATTTCTTTACTACTATCCAAGTGCTCTTAAGCTTTGTATGGCTCTTCTCCAGAAAAAAGGATCTTGCACTTTGCATAACAGTCTGGACTTTTGTTTGCAAATAAACACAGACAGACAAGATAACCATATTTCTATTAATCATACTGAAAATTCTAATCCTCCTGAGTCTAGGATGACTTCCAAAGATAACAATGATGTTCCTTTTCCTTCTAAACGTTTAAAGAGGTGTTTGACAGATGTTACATCATGGGGTGATGAATCATTCCCATGGTATTCCCCTTCACTATTATCATTCTCATTGAACCGATGCAACAAGGTCTTGCATAAAGGGCAGCAGGAAGTAATTGATATGCACCAAAATACTTGGTCTGCAGACATTCGTAGAGGCAACAGAGGTCACATGAAAGACTTTTGGAAAGTTTACATGGAGTCTTGTGTTGATGCTTCACCATTGCTTGTGTTTAAAGGCACACACATTTATTTGTTCATTGGATCTCACTCTCATAAATTTCTCTGCATAAATGCTAGAAG TGGTTCTGTCCAGTGGGAGATCAAACTAGAAGGGCGCATTGAAAGTACAGCGGCAATTGTTTCTGATTTTTCCCAG GTTGTTGTTGGTTGTTACAtgggaaaaatatattttcttgattttttgaATGGACACATATGTTGGATTTTCCAAACTTCTGGTGAG GTAAAATCACAGCCGGTTGTAGACAAACGCAGACAATTGATCtg GTGTGGCTCACATGATCATAATTTATATGCTCTTGATTACAAAAAACATTGCTGCGTATTCAAGCTACCATGTGGAGGCAGTATATATGGGTCACCTGCAATTGATGAG gCTCGTGACTTGCTTTATGTGGCCTCCACTGGTGGTCGTTTAACAGCTATATCATTATCG GCTTTTCCTTTCACTATTTTGTGGCTAAATGAATTAGAAGTTCCTGTGTTTGGTTCTCTTGCAGTCGCCTACAATGGAACTG TAGTATTTTTTTTCCGCTTTCTTCTAGTGATATGTTGCTTGGTAGATGGTCATGTTGTTGCATTGAGTCCAAATGGATCCATTGTTTGGAAG GTGCTTGTATGCTCCAGAAGCGGAAGTGTATACTCATTCAAACTG GAGGAGGGGGACCTACTATGGGAATACAATGTTGGACATCCAATTACAGCATCTGCTTATGTTGACGAGCACATGCTGGTGGAGTCTGATGCTTCCAATTCCTCAGACAG GCTAATTTGCATTTGTTCCAGTTCTGGAGGCATACACCTTCTTCGAGTGAACATGAATCTTTCCAAAGATACTTATAAACAAAGAAGCTATGTGCAAGAATTTGCAAAGCTAAACTTGGCAGGGGATATATTCTCTTCACCTTTAATGATTGGTGGTCGGATTTTTGTTGGTTGTCGGGATGACTACTTGCATTGTATTGCCCTTGAAATTCCAAAACAACAAGAAACttaa